From the genome of Pygocentrus nattereri isolate fPygNat1 chromosome 25, fPygNat1.pri, whole genome shotgun sequence, one region includes:
- the hddc3 gene encoding guanosine-3',5'-bis(diphosphate) 3'-pyrophosphohydrolase MESH1: protein MSSDAVILLETINFAAEKHRTQRRKDPEATPYINHPIGVARILSHEGGITNIEVLQAALLHDTVEDTDTSVEELEAVFGSTVSRIVQEVTDDKALPKQERKRLQVEHAPHCSHQAKLVKLADKLYNLRDLNRCTPTGWSAERVQEYFIWAAQVVKGLRGTNSALEEKLQLLFSERGVEM, encoded by the exons ATGAGTTCAGATGCAGTGATCCTGTTAGAGACCATAAACTTTGCTGCAGAAAAACATCGAACCCAACGTCGGAAAGACCCAGAGGCAACTCCATACATCAACCACCCCATAG GGGTGGCAAGGATCTTGAGTCATGAAGGTGGAATTACAAATATTGAGGTTTTACAG GCAGCGTTGCTTCACGACACTGTAGAAGACACAGACACATCTGTTGAAGAGTTAGAGGCTGTGTTTGGCAGCACTGTGTCCAGGATTGTTCAGGAAGTGACCGATGACAAAGCACTGCctaaacaagaaagaaaacgCCTGCAAGTGGAGCACGCGCCTCACTGCAGCCACCAAGCCAAACTGGTCAAACTGGCTGACAAGCTGTATAATTTACGAGACCTTAATCGCTGCACGCCCACAG GTTGGTCTGCAGAACGTGTTCAGGAATACTTTATATGGGCAGCTCAAGTAGTAAAAGGACTTCGTGGAACCAACTCTGCACTCGAGGAAAAGCTACAGCTGCTCTTCAGTGAGAGAGGCGTGGAGATGTAA
- the mfap1 gene encoding microfibrillar-associated protein 1, whose protein sequence is MSGQNALNAKQPPIQSTAGAVPILNEKGEVSMEKVKVKRYVSGKRPDYAPMESSDEEEEDFQFVKKGKEAEPEMEMEEEDVSDPRLRRLLNRVSEDVEERLARHRQIAEPELIPESSEDSDEGTWHPEREESSEDEEEEEEVDDEEIERRRAMMRQRAQERKNEEMEVMEVEEEGKSGEESESESEYEEYTDSEDETEPRLKPVFIRKKDRVTVAEREAEEQRQKELEVEAKKQAEERRRYTLKIVEEEAKKEFEENRRTLAALEALDTDGENEEEEYEAWKVRELKRIKRDREAREAFEKEKAEIERFHSLTEEERRAELRNSGKLVTNKATKGKYKFLQKYYHRGAFFMNDEQDLYKRDFSAPTLDDHFNKTILPKVMQVKNFGRSGRTKYTHLVDQDTTSFDSAWAQESAQNTKFFKQKAGGVRDVFERPTVQKRKT, encoded by the exons ATGTCTGGACAAAACGCTCTAAATGCCAAGCAGCCGCCGATCCAGTCCACGGCAGGAGCCGTTCCGATCCTCAATGAGAAAG GTGAAGTTTCTATGGAAAAGGTGAAGGTGAAGCGATATGTGTCAGGAAAGCGTCCAGATTATGCTCCGATGGAGTCCTCggatgaggaggaagaggatTTCCAGTTTGTTAAGAAAGGCAAGGAGGCTGAACCGGAGATGGAAATGGAAGAAGAGGATGTATCAGATCCTCGTCTTCGACGTCTTCTGAACCGCGTGTCGGAAGATGTTGAAGAAAG ACTTGCAAGACACAGACAAATAGCTGAACCAGAGCTGATTCCTGAGAGCAGTGAGGATTCAGATGAAGGAACCTGGCACCCTGAGCGGGAGGAGAGCAGTGAAgacgaggaagaggaggaggaggtggatgATGAG GAAATTGAGAGGCGACGAGCGATGATGCGGCAGCGAGCCCAGGAAAGGAAGAATGAGGAGATGGAGGTCATGGAGGTGGAGGAAGAGGGGAAGTCTGGAGAAGAATCAGAATCCGAGTCAGAGTATGAGGAATATACAGACAGTGAGGATGAAACTGAACCGCGGTTAAAGCCTGTTTTTATCCGCAA GAAGGACAGGGTGACTGTGGCAGAACGTGAAGCAGAggagcagagacagaaagagctgGAAGTCGAGGCCAAGAAACAGGCTGAGGAGAGACGTCGTTACACACTCAAGATTGTAGAGGAAGAGGCCAAGAAGGAGTTTGAAGAAAATAGACGCACTCTGGCTGCTCTGGAGGCACTGGACACAGACGGGGAAAACGAGGAAGAGGAGTACGAAGCCTGGAAGGTTCGAGAGCTGAAACGAATCAAGAGGGACAGGGAGGCTCGTGAAGC ATTCGAGAAGGAGAAAGCTGAGATTGAGAGATTCCACAGTCTCACAGAGGAGGAGCGTAGAGCTGAGCTTCGCAACAGCGGAAAACTCGTTACCAACAAAGCAACCAAGGGCAAATACAAGTTCCTCCAAAAGTACTACCACAGAGGAGCTTTCTTCATG AATGACGAGCAAGATTTGTACAAGAGAGACTTCAGCGCTCCAACCCTTGATGACCACTTCAACAAAACTATTCTGCCTAAAGTTATGCAG GTCAAGAATTTTGGTCGTTCGGGACGCACCAAGTACACACATTTGGTGGACCAGGACACCACCTCGTTCGACTCTGCTTGGGCGCAGGAAAGTGCACAGAACACCAAGTTCTTCAAACAGAAGGCAGGGGGCGTGAGAGATGTGTTTGAGCGTCCAACGGTGCAGAAGAGGAAGACATGA
- the hypk gene encoding huntingtin-interacting protein K: MHIDADMAAEGDVDLDLEAEENCTGKPTEKPRKHDSGAADLERVTDYAEEKEISSSDLETAMSVIGDRRSREQKAKQEREKELAKVTIKKEDVELIMGEMEIPRGVAERSLREHMGNVVEALIALTN; the protein is encoded by the exons ATGCACATCGACGCAGACATGGCGGCTGAGGGAGATGTGGATTTGGACCTGGAGGCCGAGGAGAACTGCACCGGGAAACCGACAGAAAAACCTCGCAAACACGACAGCGGGGCTGCCGATTTAGAACGAGTCACAGATTATGCAGAGGAGAAAGAAATCTCGAGTTCGGACCTGGAGACG GCGATGTCCGTTATTGGAGACAGGAGATCCAGGGAGCAGAAAGCAAAACAGGAAAG GGAGAAAGAACTGGCCAAAGTCACAATCAAGAAGGAGGACGTAGAGCTCATT ATGGGAGAGATGGAGATTCCCAGAGGTGTGGCAGAGCGCAGTTTGAGAGAACACATGGGCAACGTTGTAGAGGCACTGATTGCGCTGACCAACTGA